The following proteins come from a genomic window of Anguilla rostrata isolate EN2019 chromosome 17, ASM1855537v3, whole genome shotgun sequence:
- the LOC135244051 gene encoding rab11 family-interacting protein 3-like, with protein MSEGGKQKEALGKLERERDMELENLQTRLQQLDEENCELRSCVSCLHASIERMEEEKRKLQDETENLTDRLNEELEVQRKVSGKLSHERHKSQKEKECTQELIEDLRKQLELLQLFKLEVETRSGRSTSAGLQEYQTRTREAELEQEVRRLKQDNRGLKEQNDELNGQIITLSIQGAKNLFAASFSESLAAEINSVSRDELMEAIHKQEEINYRLQDYIDRIIVAIMESNPSILEVK; from the exons ATGTCTGAAGGTGGCAAGCAGAAGGAGGCTCTGGGcaagctggagagggagagggacatgGAGCTGGAGAACCTGCAAACCAG ACTCCAGCAGCTGGACGAGGAGAACTGTGAGCTACGGTCCTGTGTGTCCTGCCTGCACGCCAGCATTGAGAGGATGGAGGAG gagaaGAGGAAGCTGCAGGACGAGACAGAGAACTTGACGGACAGGCTGAACGAGGAGCTGGAGGTGCAGCGGAAAGTGTCCGGCAAGCTGTCCCACGAGCGACACAAAAGCCAGAAGGAGAAGGAGTGCACACAGGAG ctGATAGAGGACCTGAGGAAgcagctggagctgctgcagctctTTAAGCTGGAGGTGGAGACGCGGAGCGGCCGCTCCACCAGCGCCGGGCTGCAGGAGTACCAGACCCGCACCCGCGAGGccgagctggagcaggaggttCGCCGCCTCAAACAG gacaaccGTGGCCTGAAGGAGCAGAACGACGAGCTCAACGGCCAGATCATCACGCTCAGCATCCAGGGGGCCAAGAACCTGTTCGCCGCGTCCTTCTCCGAGTCGCTGGCCGCCGAGATCAACTCCGTGTCGCGGGACGAG CTGATGGAGGCCATTCACAAGCAAGAGGAGATCAACTACAGACTGCAGGACTACATCGACCGCATCATCGTCGCCATCATGGAATCCAACCCCTCCATTTTGGAAGTCAAATAA
- the LOC135243401 gene encoding transmembrane protein 204-like — translation MSARRLVAAAAAVALLSLILNNVAAFTPSWVVQALEDGRKRAVGLWRTCPAGERARDGAGVALRRPGLSCEALGWGSDPAGYQESRSTVRLQFDMMRACNLMATVALTTGQLIFLLGLLELPFVAQDSQWWEEAIAALFQLASFVLVIGLVTFYRIGPFTHLSYSCYLNIAACLLATLAAAILIWNILHQREDCLAPRIVFISRSLTSPFGPRLDNDYVESPC, via the exons ATGTCCGCGCGGAGgctggtggcggcggcggcggcggtggcccTGCTGTCCCTCATCCTGAACAACGTGGCGGCGTTCACGCCCAGCTGGGTGGTGCAGGCACTGGAGGACGGACGCAAGCGCGCCGTGGGGCTCTGGAGGACCTGCCCTGCGGGGGAGCGCGCACGGGACGGGGCGGGCGTGGCCCTCCGCCGCCCGGGACTGAGCTGCGAGGCGCTGGGGTGGGGCTCGGACCCCGCGGGCTACCAGGAGTCCCGCAGCACCGTGAGGC TGCAGTTCGACATGATGCGGGCCTGTAACCTGATGGCGACGGTAGCCCTGACGACGGGGCAGCTGATCTTCCtgctggggctgctggagcTGCCCTTCGTGGCCCAGGACTCGCAGTGGTGGGAGGAGGCCATCGCCGCCCTCTTTCAGCTGGCCA GTTTCGTGCTTGTGATTGGATTGGTAACCTTCTATCGGATCGGACCGTTCACGCACCTGTCCTACTCCTGCTACCTGAACATTGCCGCCTGCTTGCTGGCGACGCTCGCAGCGGCGATACTCATCTGGAACATCCTGCACCAGCGGGAAGACTGCCTCGCCCCGCGCATCGTCTTCATCAGCCGATCGCTGACGTCTCCGTTCGGCCCGCGCCTCGACAACGACTACGTGGAATCGCCCTGCTGA